The segment GCAAATTCGTATAGATACCATATTACTGAGGACATGTTTAAACCATCTTTTTTTATTTTATGAGTTGACTAAATTTTATATGAGTTGAGTAACAGTTGATTAAATTCAGCTGGATTTCCTTAAATATGAATAAATATTGATCTTCAATTTGATTTCAAATTTGTTAATTATTTTTTAAATTAAATCCCAGAAACTTGGGCCATTCCATCAAATTTCACTTCATGTACTTGACGTTGTGAGCTCCATGGAACTCCTGGTTTTTCCCAGATTCATCAAGGATAACAACCCTTTCTGCACATGCTACACATGGATCACTAGATGTGTAGGTTGCAACTGCATCTGCAACTGTTGGAATGTTGGGTAACATGTACTTTGCACAGGAGTCTATGTTCATTATGCTTGGTGTTCGTATTGAAATGTGTTTTATGAGGTTTCCATTGGTCTCCACCATGTAAGAAACTTCACCACGTGGTGCTTCATTTCTCCACTCTGTGTATCCTGCAGATATATCTATCTTCTTACGGACATCACCCCGGGGCAGATCTTCTATAACCTGTTTTATGAGTGCTATTGATTCTGTTACTTCATCAAATCTGTTCATGGTACGTGCGAAGTTGTCTCCCTCCTTTCTCCAAACCGTGTGGAAGTCAAGGTAGTCCTGGTAGGTTGGATGGTCCTCCCTGCAGTCATGCTTCAGGCCTGATGCCCTTCCTATTGGCCCAACTGCACGGCCCTTTATTGCCTCTTCCTTGGTCATTATTCCAACACCCTTGGATCTTAAACCGAGTAGTGGTCCGTGTTCAAACATCTCAACGTATCTATCGAAGTCCTTCTCAAGGTTCTCGATGATCTGGAGTACTGGGTCTAGGTGGGATTGTTTAACATCCATTCTAACTCCACCCACAACGTTCCAGCCCATGTTAACCCTGTTACCTGTGAGTAACTCTATTGCATCCATAATGGGTTCTCTGAGTGCCAGCATGTTCATGAAGAGTGTTTCATGTTCAAGGGCTTTGAAGAAGGTTGAATTTGCAATGAGGTGGCTCTGGATTCTGTCGAGTTCGTTTGTCAGGACTCTGAGGTACTGTGCTCTTGGTGTGACCCTTTCGCCTGCAATTTTTTCAAAGCTTTCTGCAAAGGTCTGGGTGTGTATGTAGGAGCATATTCCACATACCCTTTCAGAGAGGAATATTCCCTTCTGCCAGGTTTTTCCCTCCATTATTCTTTCTATACCCCTGTGAA is part of the Methanobacterium aggregans genome and harbors:
- a CDS encoding hydrogenase large subunit; amino-acid sequence: MIIPLGPIHPAFKEPLRLKLKTRGEKVLSAEVDYGYVHRGIERIMEGKTWQKGIFLSERVCGICSYIHTQTFAESFEKIAGERVTPRAQYLRVLTNELDRIQSHLIANSTFFKALEHETLFMNMLALREPIMDAIELLTGNRVNMGWNVVGGVRMDVKQSHLDPVLQIIENLEKDFDRYVEMFEHGPLLGLRSKGVGIMTKEEAIKGRAVGPIGRASGLKHDCREDHPTYQDYLDFHTVWRKEGDNFARTMNRFDEVTESIALIKQVIEDLPRGDVRKKIDISAGYTEWRNEAPRGEVSYMVETNGNLIKHISIRTPSIMNIDSCAKYMLPNIPTVADAVATYTSSDPCVACAERVVILDESGKNQEFHGAHNVKYMK